From Cucumis melo cultivar AY chromosome 1, USDA_Cmelo_AY_1.0, whole genome shotgun sequence, a single genomic window includes:
- the LOC103490141 gene encoding AUGMIN subunit 4: MVKSLQGGGQNLPADVTQVIDQLERHCLAPDGSLVSKPAHYDLQLAREEMSRERLRYLEAMAIYCEAIAMVEEYQQAVSMANLGGVRDVQALYPQLGLKNSPQVYETLEHRMVVAEASQRLRLPLISKDGEIHEEEIEKLSRSSLDSTSTSVTISSSTNSTNYASASSTGSIVNNSLSVSSTDTAEPGVGGVPNRFLGITPAFLWQTQLHQTPSTDMAEYQMALSREIDSRLKTKCDKVADAFIMDDIESSSGHHSSSARLPERVKLIIEEIEREEAALRQELYSADRKFAEYYNVLEQILGVLIKLVKDLKLQHQHKYDDLQKTWLCKRCETMNAKLSVLEHVLLLETYTQESIPALHKIRKYLVEATEEASISYNKAVTRLREYQGVDPHFDNIARQYHDIVMKLENMQWTIHQVEMDLKRLPDQSST, from the exons ATGGTGAAAAGCTTACAGGGCGGAGGGCAAAACCTCCCTGCTGACGTGACGCAGGTCATTGATCAGTTGGAGCGCCACTGCTTGGCTCCCGATGGATCTCTCGTCTCCAAACCTGCCCACTACGATCTACAGCTC GCCAGAGAAGAAATGTCGAGGGAAAGGTTGCGTTATTTGGAAGCCATG GCAATCTATTGTGAAGCAATTGCAATGGTGGAAGAGTACCAGCAGGCTGTTTCAATGGCGAACCTTGGAGGAGTTCGAGATGTTCAGGCGCTTTATCCACAGCTAGGCTTGAAGAATTCGCCTCAG GTTTATGAGACTCTTGAACACCGAATGGTAGTGGCAGAAGCATCTCAAAGATTGAGGCTTCCTCTTATATCAAAGGACGGTGAAATCCATGAGGAAGAGATCGAGAAGCTATCTCGAAGTTCCCTTGATAGTACAAGCACTAGTGTTACAATAAGCTCAAGCACTAATTCAACAAATTATGCAAGTGCTAGCAGTACTGGAAGCATTGTGAACAATAGTCTTTCAGTAAGCTCAACTGATACTGCAGAACCTGGAGTAGGTGGTGTTCCCAATCGCTTTCTTGGAATTACACCTGCATTTTTATGGCAAACACAGCTCCATCAAACGCCTTCCACG GATATGGCCGAATATCAAATGGCTCTTTCTCGTGAGATAGATTCTCGTCTGAAGACTAAATGTGATAAAGTAGCTGATGCTTTTATTATGGATGATATTG AGTCATCATCTGGGCATCATAGCTCTAGTGCTCGGCTTCCAGAGAG GGTTAAGTTGATCATCGAGGAAATTGAAAGGGAAGAAGCAGCTTTACGGCAAGAGCTTTACTCGGCAGACAGAAAGTTCGCTGAATATTACAAT GTTCTTGAGCAGATATTGGGAGTACTAATAAAGCTTGTTAAAGATTTGAAGTTGCAGCATCAACATAAATAT GACGATCTCCAGAAAACATGGCTGTGCAAAAGGTGTGAGACCATGAATGCAAAACTGAG TGTATTAGAGCACGTTCTCTTGCTAGAAACTTACACTCAGGAATCTATACCAGCCCTTCATAAAATAAG AAAATATCTTGTTGAAGCTACGGAGGAAGCTTCTATTTCTTACAACAAAGCA GTTACTCGTCTCCGTGAGTATCAAGGTGTAGACCCTCATTTCGACAATATTGCAAGGCAGTACCATGATATTGTGATG AAACTTGAGAATATGCAATGGACAATACATCAAGTTGAGATGGACTTGAAACGCTTGCCAGATCAATCAAGTACCTGA
- the LOC103490142 gene encoding protein translation factor SUI1 homolog 1-like, translating into MVELDFQIPSAFDPFADAKDSDAPGTKEYVHIRVQQRNGKKCLTTVQGLKKEFSYEKILKDVKKEFCCNGNVVQDKELGKIIQLQGDQRKNVSQFLVQAGLVKKDQIKIHGF; encoded by the coding sequence ATGGTTGAATTAGATTTCCAGATCCCATCTGCGTTTGATCCATTTGCCGACGCCAAAGATTCGGATGCCCCCGGAACGAAAGAGTATGTTCATATTCGCGTCCAGCAAAGGAACGGCAAGAAGTGCTTGACAACAGTTCAAGGTCTGAAAAAAGAGTTCAGTTACGAGAAGATTCTCAAAGACGTGAAGAAGGAATTCTGCTGTAATGGTAACGTTGTGCAAGACAAAGAATTGGGGAAGATAATTCAACTTCAGGGTGATCAACGCAAGAACGTCTCTCAGTTTCTTGTTCAGGCTGGTCTTGTCAAGAAAGATCAGATCAAGATCCATGGATTTTAA